From the genome of Anaplasma ovis str. Haibei, one region includes:
- the dusB gene encoding tRNA dihydrouridine synthase DusB: MRQLISECPVILAPMSGITDMPFRSIVKELGAGLLVSEMIASRAMIIKTRQSLQKSDVGANTAVQLAGCVPEIMAEAAKINQDMGARSIDINFGCPVKKIVDGHAGSALMKDEVTAAKIMESVVKAVTIPVTVKMRMGWSATDLNAPRLAKIAEDVGIKMVTVHGRTRTQMFSGASDWKFIKCVKDCVKIPVIANGDIRTLQDITNALSLSGADGVMIGRGAYGKPWLIKQALHFMKTREELPEPSASEKLRIVLKHYDSAVDYYGKDIGVKILRKHLGWYSASNTGSAYFRAQINTMSDPVAIREKLLEFFGASGNA, encoded by the coding sequence ATGAGACAACTCATATCCGAGTGCCCAGTAATTTTGGCACCAATGTCAGGCATCACTGATATGCCTTTTCGGTCTATCGTCAAGGAGCTCGGTGCGGGGCTTTTGGTCTCTGAAATGATCGCCAGCCGAGCTATGATAATAAAAACGCGGCAAAGTCTGCAAAAATCAGACGTCGGGGCAAATACTGCCGTACAGTTGGCTGGATGTGTGCCTGAGATTATGGCAGAAGCAGCAAAAATTAATCAAGATATGGGCGCAAGGTCAATAGATATCAATTTTGGCTGCCCGGTGAAAAAGATAGTAGACGGCCATGCCGGCTCTGCGCTCATGAAGGACGAGGTGACAGCTGCAAAAATAATGGAGAGCGTGGTAAAAGCGGTGACCATTCCTGTGACCGTCAAAATGCGCATGGGCTGGAGCGCAACAGATCTGAATGCACCTAGGTTGGCAAAAATAGCTGAAGATGTTGGTATAAAGATGGTTACAGTGCACGGGAGAACCAGGACCCAAATGTTCAGCGGAGCTTCAGACTGGAAGTTTATCAAGTGCGTGAAAGATTGTGTTAAGATACCAGTGATAGCAAATGGAGATATACGCACTCTTCAAGACATAACCAATGCGTTAAGTCTTTCTGGTGCAGACGGGGTTATGATTGGGAGAGGGGCATACGGTAAGCCTTGGCTCATAAAACAAGCACTACACTTTATGAAAACAAGGGAGGAGTTGCCCGAGCCTTCGGCGAGTGAAAAACTTAGAATAGTGCTGAAGCATTACGACAGTGCGGTAGATTACTACGGGAAGGACATAGGCGTGAAGATTCTCAGGAAACATCTTGGATGGTACAGCGCTTCCAACACAGGCTCTGCATATTTCAGGGCGCAGATTAATACAATGAGTGACCCGGTGGCGATAAGAGAAAAATTGTTGGAGTTCTTTGGAGCTAGTGGAAATGCGTGA
- a CDS encoding 4-(cytidine 5'-diphospho)-2-C-methyl-D-erythritol kinase has product MQGVMSKYLINAPAKINLFLHVVGKSTSGYHVLESVFAFIKLYDTLEVEIGSKNRGVEFVQFSGISKHDNTVQRAIGHLVRRCAPGVAKNVYVKVTKNIPVSAGLAGGSADAAAIIRLLGKSWGISEAGMHGVAASVGSDVPVCLQSKTAFVCGVGENVKLLPYARLPNYVVLVRPSGVCLSTRNVFDAYACKEFSKSVGSPPETSDGLLSLVMRSRNDLAETAISLVPEVKKILAELQSLEGCILSRMSGSGATCFALFEDSEAANNGVEYLKGRYPEWWVHGTEISQ; this is encoded by the coding sequence GTGCAGGGAGTAATGTCTAAGTACCTAATAAACGCTCCGGCGAAGATAAACCTGTTTCTCCATGTGGTGGGCAAGTCTACATCCGGATATCATGTTTTGGAGTCCGTTTTCGCCTTCATTAAGCTGTACGATACGCTCGAGGTTGAAATTGGGTCAAAGAACAGGGGTGTGGAGTTTGTGCAGTTTTCAGGAATAAGCAAGCACGATAACACCGTGCAAAGGGCTATAGGGCACCTAGTAAGAAGATGTGCTCCAGGTGTTGCCAAGAATGTATACGTTAAAGTTACCAAGAACATCCCCGTGTCTGCCGGGCTGGCTGGTGGCTCCGCCGATGCGGCGGCTATTATACGTCTACTTGGCAAGAGTTGGGGTATTAGTGAAGCCGGTATGCACGGCGTTGCAGCATCTGTGGGGAGTGATGTCCCCGTATGCCTACAATCCAAAACGGCATTTGTTTGCGGGGTGGGAGAGAATGTAAAGCTCTTACCATATGCTAGGTTGCCAAACTACGTTGTGTTGGTGAGGCCGAGTGGTGTATGTCTGAGTACTAGAAACGTGTTCGATGCCTATGCCTGCAAGGAATTTTCGAAGAGTGTAGGTAGCCCACCAGAGACCTCCGATGGCTTGCTGAGCCTGGTTATGCGGTCTCGAAACGATCTGGCTGAAACTGCAATATCACTGGTGCCTGAGGTGAAAAAAATCCTGGCAGAATTGCAGTCTTTAGAAGGGTGTATTCTTTCCAGGATGAGCGGCAGCGGGGCCACATGCTTTGCGCTGTTTGAGGACAGCGAGGCTGCAAACAATGGGGTTGAATACCTGAAAGGCCGGTACCCGGAATGGTGGGTACACGGAACAGAGATTTCCCAATAA
- a CDS encoding class I SAM-dependent methyltransferase, translating to MGFCFKKFIFEGSTYVTMDRFMNLALYHEEHGYYMTKMPFGRTGDFITSAEISQLFGEVVALWVLSYLESTGISEKFSLLELGPGRGTLMHDILRVFEQFPRYNALLEVHLLEISPLLRNAQRATLERFSARKEISWHCKLEELPERPTVVVANEFFDALPVRQFVRASNGAWKERCVCNDGGNLSVVAVDTEYNLDEYDDVPEGGIIERCEAASDVLACLEKIIVRNGGAGAIFDYGYLQPPYHSTIQSVKNHHYCDFLDNIGECDITAHVDFSLLQKHAQRLNGKVMTQREFLYQFGIRERLACLERNATEAQRLELKSGFLRLTENMGTMFKVLLLHYEHR from the coding sequence ATGGGTTTTTGTTTTAAAAAATTCATTTTTGAAGGTTCTACCTACGTGACGATGGATAGGTTTATGAACCTTGCTCTATATCACGAAGAGCACGGGTATTATATGACCAAGATGCCCTTCGGTCGAACTGGGGATTTCATAACATCGGCGGAAATCAGCCAACTTTTTGGAGAAGTTGTTGCACTATGGGTTCTATCATACCTAGAAAGTACTGGAATTTCGGAAAAATTTTCTCTTCTAGAACTTGGTCCGGGTAGAGGGACGCTGATGCATGACATTCTAAGGGTGTTTGAACAATTCCCCCGATATAATGCCCTGCTTGAGGTCCATTTACTTGAAATCAGCCCATTATTGCGCAACGCTCAGCGCGCTACACTGGAACGCTTCTCGGCGCGCAAAGAAATCTCTTGGCATTGTAAATTAGAAGAATTGCCGGAAAGGCCCACAGTTGTGGTGGCGAATGAGTTTTTTGATGCGCTGCCAGTAAGGCAGTTTGTACGTGCTAGCAATGGGGCATGGAAGGAGCGTTGTGTATGCAATGATGGGGGAAATTTGAGCGTTGTAGCTGTAGACACAGAATATAACCTTGATGAATATGATGATGTACCCGAAGGAGGAATAATAGAGCGCTGTGAGGCCGCAAGTGACGTTTTGGCGTGTTTGGAAAAAATTATTGTGCGCAATGGAGGGGCAGGTGCCATATTTGATTATGGGTATCTACAACCGCCGTACCACAGCACTATACAATCGGTTAAGAACCACCATTATTGTGATTTTCTCGATAACATAGGGGAGTGTGACATCACCGCACACGTTGATTTTAGCTTGTTGCAGAAGCATGCTCAGCGTCTAAATGGTAAGGTTATGACCCAGAGGGAATTTTTGTATCAGTTTGGAATCCGGGAGAGGCTAGCGTGCCTTGAACGCAATGCTACCGAGGCGCAGAGGCTTGAACTTAAAAGCGGGTTTCTGCGCCTTACAGAAAATATGGGCACGATGTTTAAGGTGTTATTGCTGCACTACGAACACCGTTGA
- a CDS encoding ribonucleotide-diphosphate reductase subunit beta: MSLLDARPVYKPFYYPWAYDAWLCQQRIHWIPEEVPLADDVQDWKTKLSAQEKNLLVQIFRFFTQADIEVNNCYMKHYSNIFKPTEICMMLSAFSNMETVHIAAYSYLLDTIGMPEVEYQAFLKFEVMKKKYDYMQRFEESRKGDKRHVAKTLAVFGAFTEGLQLFASFAILLNFQRFGKMKGMGQIIAWSARDETLHTESIIRLFNTFIHENQEIWDESLQEELYGACRVIVSLEDEFIDLAFALGDVEGLSAAEVKRYIRYIANRRLKQLNLEPIYGDNVNPLPWLDEILNGVEHTNFFENRVTEYSRAATEGTWDEAFEDG; the protein is encoded by the coding sequence ATGTCTTTGTTGGATGCCAGGCCGGTATATAAACCCTTCTACTACCCGTGGGCGTATGACGCTTGGTTATGCCAGCAGAGGATCCATTGGATACCTGAGGAGGTGCCTCTTGCGGACGATGTTCAGGATTGGAAAACTAAGCTATCTGCGCAAGAGAAGAATCTCCTAGTGCAGATTTTCCGCTTCTTTACCCAGGCGGATATAGAGGTGAATAACTGCTATATGAAGCACTATTCGAACATCTTCAAGCCTACGGAAATTTGCATGATGCTCTCGGCTTTTTCCAACATGGAGACTGTGCATATAGCAGCGTACTCATATTTGTTGGACACCATAGGGATGCCCGAGGTCGAATACCAGGCATTCTTGAAGTTTGAGGTGATGAAGAAAAAGTACGACTACATGCAGAGGTTTGAGGAATCCAGGAAGGGTGATAAAAGGCATGTAGCGAAGACATTGGCCGTATTTGGCGCTTTCACCGAGGGCCTACAGCTTTTTGCCTCGTTTGCGATTTTGCTGAATTTCCAGCGTTTTGGTAAGATGAAGGGAATGGGGCAGATTATAGCCTGGTCCGCCAGGGATGAGACGCTGCATACTGAGTCCATCATTAGGTTGTTTAACACCTTCATCCACGAAAACCAGGAGATATGGGATGAGAGTTTACAGGAGGAGCTCTATGGTGCCTGCCGGGTTATTGTTTCGCTCGAAGATGAATTCATCGACCTTGCATTCGCTTTGGGAGATGTTGAAGGGCTTTCTGCGGCTGAGGTTAAGCGGTACATACGCTACATAGCGAACAGAAGGCTAAAGCAGCTTAATCTGGAGCCCATATATGGCGATAATGTCAACCCTCTGCCGTGGCTTGATGAGATTCTTAATGGGGTTGAGCACACAAACTTTTTCGAGAATCGGGTTACGGAATATTCACGTGCTGCAACGGAAGGCACCTGGGATGAGGCGTTTGAGGATGGGTAG
- the cysS gene encoding cysteine--tRNA ligase: MKLHDTLCAAKRVFSPKNSERVGVYVCGPTVYDLAHIGNARSVVVYDVLFRLLKALYPEVVYVRNITDVDDKIINAAESENKSVTALTTHYTKLFHEDVEALNCLPPTFEPRATEEIETMLHIIDRLIKAGHAYVLGGTVYFSIESYKHYGALSGRKLGDMISGSRVEVVAEKLHPGDFVLWKPATDLDMKLGACWPSPWGVGRPGWHVECSAMSYRYLGESFDIHGGGADLMFPHHENEISQSCCAFPGSEYARYWVHNGFLTVNGGEKMSKSLGNVITVRGLLGNGVDGEVIRYVFLSTHYRKPLDWGDKAVLDAKEALNKIYRSCEEFSAQLLNTGLEDVNVHNPVMSSLQDDMNTPAAIAALHELVKEINKTSNAGEKLRLARVLNKSAMLMGMFRNFPERKLSNIRSLVDEDEINRLIEKRAEAKGRGDFELADEIRKSLSDMGIGISDGKDGATRWHRKN, translated from the coding sequence ATGAAACTTCATGACACTCTGTGTGCTGCGAAGAGGGTTTTTTCGCCAAAAAATAGCGAGCGCGTAGGTGTGTATGTTTGCGGTCCTACCGTCTATGATTTAGCACATATAGGCAACGCGCGATCCGTAGTTGTTTATGACGTTTTATTCAGGCTGCTAAAGGCGTTATACCCCGAGGTTGTGTACGTTAGGAATATCACAGACGTGGATGACAAAATCATAAATGCGGCGGAATCTGAAAACAAAAGTGTTACAGCATTAACTACACACTACACCAAGCTGTTTCATGAAGATGTTGAGGCGCTTAACTGCCTGCCTCCAACCTTTGAACCGAGGGCGACCGAAGAAATTGAGACTATGCTGCATATAATCGACAGATTAATCAAGGCAGGGCACGCCTATGTTCTGGGTGGCACGGTATATTTTAGTATAGAGTCCTATAAACATTATGGGGCGCTGTCTGGCAGAAAATTGGGTGATATGATATCCGGCAGCAGAGTGGAAGTTGTTGCTGAGAAACTGCACCCTGGGGATTTTGTCCTTTGGAAACCGGCAACTGATCTGGATATGAAGCTTGGGGCGTGCTGGCCTAGTCCTTGGGGCGTTGGACGACCGGGATGGCATGTGGAGTGCTCTGCTATGAGCTATCGCTATCTAGGTGAGAGCTTCGATATTCACGGAGGTGGTGCAGATTTGATGTTTCCGCATCATGAAAACGAAATATCCCAAAGCTGTTGCGCCTTTCCCGGCAGTGAGTATGCGAGGTACTGGGTGCACAATGGGTTTTTGACGGTCAACGGTGGCGAGAAAATGAGTAAATCTCTGGGCAATGTTATTACTGTTAGGGGTTTGCTTGGCAACGGAGTTGATGGAGAGGTGATTCGGTATGTGTTTCTGAGTACCCACTACCGCAAGCCACTTGATTGGGGGGACAAGGCCGTACTTGATGCTAAAGAGGCGCTGAACAAAATATATCGTTCTTGCGAGGAGTTTTCCGCGCAATTGTTGAACACAGGTCTAGAAGATGTGAATGTGCACAACCCCGTTATGTCGTCATTGCAAGACGATATGAATACACCGGCAGCAATTGCTGCATTACATGAGTTGGTGAAGGAGATAAATAAGACCAGTAACGCTGGGGAGAAGCTGCGGTTGGCAAGGGTGCTGAACAAGAGTGCCATGCTGATGGGTATGTTCCGCAATTTTCCGGAAAGAAAGCTCTCTAACATCCGAAGTTTGGTTGATGAGGATGAAATCAATAGGCTAATCGAAAAAAGAGCAGAGGCCAAAGGGCGTGGGGATTTCGAGCTGGCGGATGAGATCAGAAAGAGTTTATCAGATATGGGTATAGGCATCTCCGACGGGAAAGATGGCGCAACGCGTTGGCATAGAAAAAACTAG
- the cutA gene encoding divalent-cation tolerance protein CutA, with product MEDGLSIVYATFPDYDTAYKIGSSLLQDGVVACVNIFSNVTAMYMWDEEMNTSEECVAVMKTVKSLGEEVINRILEQHPYDVPALFSIDAERCSLAFLEWVALRTGTAMPPEIPIDKP from the coding sequence ATGGAAGACGGATTGTCTATCGTTTATGCCACATTCCCTGATTATGACACAGCTTACAAAATCGGCTCATCTCTCCTGCAGGACGGCGTGGTGGCGTGTGTGAACATATTCTCCAATGTTACCGCAATGTATATGTGGGATGAAGAAATGAATACCAGCGAAGAGTGCGTAGCGGTTATGAAGACGGTAAAGAGCCTCGGAGAAGAAGTGATCAATAGGATCTTGGAGCAACACCCTTACGATGTACCTGCATTATTTTCTATAGACGCCGAAAGATGTAGCCTCGCATTTTTGGAGTGGGTAGCATTGCGCACTGGTACGGCTATGCCCCCGGAAATACCTATTGATAAGCCTTAG
- the rpoD gene encoding RNA polymerase sigma factor RpoD, with protein MDKELVKNLITKGIKQGGVITFDDISDALSDDDVVSSENIEETISLLQDSGIGVLEQSDEEEADAAVSEENAAKDEEDESGMRSLDFGQTDDPIRMYLCEMSSVELLSREGEIEIAKRIKSEKINMLRSLIEAPLVLRTFMSWRDDLVNQQVMLRDLIDLDANYRGGAPQQEFEEGEEYGEREMAEPGDGDVSSEGVDDEDEGEGEDSSAGNASILEMESALLPKVISILDATIESAEKILEMKKRKRDSGRCDEKAYNALHENIWELISQMKLSDPAVLSVTQQIYNLSKAIAAEEAALMSLVESYGVDRKSFLEAYNNNTVFEQADTSPEWKNLLEKEKKTLTEIQNKVRLLSGEDSPGSFKALVAKIQKHERTANKAKQEMIKANLRLVVSIAKKYSNRGLQFLDLVQEGNIGLMKAVDKFDYKRGYKFSTYATWWVRQAITRAIADQARTIRIPVHMIETVNKINRTLRQMLHEIGREPTLEELSARLGMNVEKIRKVMKIVKDPVSLESPIGDDDSSTFGDCIEDKRAVKPENAAVLADLREITTKVLSTLTPKEERILRMRFGIGKGGKDHTLEEVGKLFNVTRERIRQIEAKALRKLRHPSRARKLRGFF; from the coding sequence ATGGATAAAGAACTTGTCAAAAATCTCATAACTAAAGGCATTAAGCAAGGTGGAGTAATTACCTTTGACGACATAAGCGATGCACTGTCAGATGATGACGTCGTTTCTTCTGAAAATATCGAAGAAACCATATCCCTGCTGCAGGATTCTGGAATAGGCGTGCTAGAACAGAGTGATGAAGAAGAAGCCGACGCTGCGGTTTCTGAGGAGAATGCAGCAAAGGACGAAGAGGATGAGTCCGGAATGCGGTCTTTAGATTTTGGCCAAACGGATGATCCCATACGCATGTATCTGTGCGAAATGAGCTCGGTAGAGTTGCTCTCCAGAGAGGGAGAAATAGAAATCGCAAAGAGAATTAAGTCAGAAAAAATCAACATGCTGCGGTCTCTGATCGAGGCTCCGCTAGTACTGCGCACTTTTATGTCATGGAGGGATGACCTGGTAAATCAGCAGGTAATGCTCAGGGACCTAATAGATCTGGATGCAAATTATAGGGGGGGTGCCCCTCAACAGGAATTTGAGGAAGGAGAAGAATACGGGGAACGAGAGATGGCGGAACCCGGAGATGGTGATGTGAGCAGTGAAGGAGTAGATGATGAAGATGAAGGAGAAGGGGAAGACTCCTCAGCTGGCAACGCTTCAATTTTAGAGATGGAAAGCGCGCTCTTGCCAAAGGTGATTTCCATTTTGGATGCAACTATAGAATCCGCAGAGAAAATCCTGGAGATGAAAAAGCGGAAAAGGGATTCAGGAAGATGCGATGAGAAGGCCTATAATGCGCTACATGAAAATATCTGGGAGCTTATCTCTCAGATGAAGCTCAGTGACCCAGCAGTTTTGTCTGTAACCCAGCAGATCTATAATCTCAGTAAGGCCATAGCAGCAGAGGAAGCGGCGCTCATGTCGCTTGTAGAGAGTTATGGGGTGGACCGCAAAAGTTTCTTGGAGGCATATAACAATAATACAGTCTTTGAGCAGGCCGATACTTCTCCTGAGTGGAAAAACCTGCTGGAAAAAGAGAAGAAAACCCTCACGGAAATACAAAACAAGGTGCGCTTGTTGTCGGGCGAGGATAGCCCAGGTAGCTTTAAGGCCCTAGTCGCGAAAATCCAAAAACATGAGAGAACTGCCAACAAGGCGAAACAGGAGATGATCAAGGCAAACCTTAGGCTTGTCGTATCGATTGCTAAAAAATACTCCAACCGCGGCCTGCAGTTCTTGGACCTCGTACAAGAGGGCAACATAGGGTTGATGAAGGCCGTGGATAAATTTGACTACAAGCGTGGGTATAAGTTCTCCACATACGCTACCTGGTGGGTCAGGCAGGCCATAACAAGAGCAATAGCTGACCAGGCCCGCACCATCAGGATACCAGTACACATGATCGAAACCGTAAATAAGATCAATCGCACATTAAGGCAGATGTTGCACGAGATCGGCCGAGAGCCAACACTAGAAGAGTTGTCTGCTAGGCTCGGCATGAACGTGGAGAAAATCCGCAAAGTGATGAAGATTGTAAAGGATCCGGTAAGCCTTGAAAGCCCCATAGGTGACGACGACAGTAGCACATTCGGTGATTGCATAGAAGATAAACGGGCTGTGAAGCCGGAAAATGCCGCGGTACTTGCAGATCTGCGCGAGATAACCACAAAGGTGCTATCAACCTTAACTCCCAAGGAAGAGAGAATTCTCCGTATGCGGTTTGGTATCGGCAAAGGGGGGAAGGATCACACACTGGAGGAAGTGGGAAAGCTTTTCAACGTTACCAGGGAGCGCATCAGACAGATTGAGGCGAAAGCGCTGCGCAAACTGCGGCATCCCAGTCGTGCCAGGAAGTTACGCGGCTTTTTCTAG
- the dnaG gene encoding DNA primase: MGGSHSESDHVTLVREKVRLLDVVSKKIKLIKRGSNHYVGLCPFHSEKTPSFHVNCSNDMFYCFGCGVHGDVVQFVSDIDGLSFREAIEHLAQVYGVSLPAKTGRGEADFLYELMDYAARWFVEQLSRSPTALLYLRSRGIDEKTVRKFRLGYVPVSGIKTCFASSQISFEKVRDAGLLTKNFQDCLYNRLVFPICSATGRVIAFGGRSVSDKHSPKYLNSAENALFKKRESLYGLHLALAPAKKLGRIVAVEGYMDVLILSQLGISNVVGLLGTAMTEAHLRHMWDIVPEVVVWMDGDGAGINASMKIAHLALSIIKSGQSIRFVTSPQGKDPYDVCVNLGPDTAKDLIERAKLLSEFVWDYELARANIASSSKVVPEQCMALEQRIREYTSEIRDVHIAKYYKSFFYQQIKALQREQYNGRGTSSHGSARAIEQGLRSSRLGGVSLQECAGANYQMRVIYTIVECPKLLYDGAVFEQFASLDFADDMRPLQQHIVDIREAHGEELSKADLIGELYSRRADFEPTLRSIQEKMSATGCAFGTKGCSDADVEKRARREWEKLMLSKQLSEIQEQIVKLRLEGRYDIALNLSEHAKEVDDRLRSLWRC, encoded by the coding sequence ATGGGTGGCAGCCATTCGGAGAGTGATCACGTAACCCTGGTCAGGGAAAAAGTTAGGCTCCTTGATGTTGTGTCCAAGAAGATCAAACTCATAAAAAGAGGCAGCAACCATTACGTGGGCCTATGCCCATTTCACTCGGAGAAGACTCCGTCATTTCACGTAAACTGCAGCAATGACATGTTCTATTGCTTCGGGTGCGGCGTTCATGGGGACGTAGTACAATTCGTCTCTGACATTGACGGGTTAAGTTTTAGAGAGGCCATTGAACATTTGGCGCAAGTATACGGCGTTAGTCTACCTGCTAAAACGGGTAGGGGAGAGGCGGATTTCCTGTATGAGTTAATGGACTACGCGGCCCGCTGGTTTGTTGAGCAACTATCAAGGTCACCCACAGCACTTTTGTATCTGAGGAGTAGGGGTATCGATGAGAAGACCGTAAGAAAGTTCAGATTGGGGTACGTTCCCGTGTCCGGGATCAAGACGTGTTTTGCGTCGTCCCAGATTAGTTTCGAGAAGGTGCGGGATGCGGGCCTGTTGACCAAGAACTTTCAGGACTGTTTATACAACAGATTAGTGTTCCCTATATGCAGCGCCACGGGCAGGGTGATTGCGTTTGGTGGTAGGTCTGTCAGTGATAAGCACTCCCCGAAATACTTAAACTCAGCGGAAAATGCGCTATTTAAAAAGCGGGAAAGCCTATACGGCCTGCACCTCGCGCTAGCCCCCGCAAAGAAACTAGGCAGGATCGTTGCGGTTGAGGGGTATATGGATGTACTTATTCTAAGCCAACTCGGGATAAGCAATGTCGTGGGGTTACTAGGCACCGCTATGACTGAGGCACATCTTAGACACATGTGGGACATTGTGCCTGAGGTGGTGGTTTGGATGGATGGTGATGGTGCGGGGATAAACGCATCTATGAAGATAGCCCACCTTGCCCTTTCTATAATAAAATCTGGCCAGAGCATACGGTTTGTCACCTCTCCACAGGGGAAAGACCCGTACGATGTCTGTGTCAATTTGGGTCCTGATACCGCAAAGGATCTTATTGAGCGCGCAAAACTGCTGTCGGAGTTTGTGTGGGATTATGAACTGGCCCGTGCAAACATTGCATCTTCAAGCAAAGTAGTGCCCGAGCAGTGCATGGCACTCGAGCAGAGGATTCGAGAATACACATCAGAGATTCGGGATGTGCACATAGCAAAGTATTACAAGAGTTTTTTTTACCAGCAAATCAAGGCGTTGCAGCGCGAGCAATACAATGGGAGGGGTACGTCATCACATGGAAGTGCGCGTGCCATAGAGCAGGGGCTCAGGTCCAGCAGACTCGGAGGTGTTTCCCTGCAGGAATGTGCAGGAGCAAATTACCAAATGCGGGTCATATACACCATTGTTGAGTGTCCTAAACTTCTCTACGATGGGGCGGTTTTTGAGCAGTTTGCCAGCCTTGACTTTGCTGATGATATGCGGCCGCTCCAACAGCACATAGTAGACATTAGAGAAGCACACGGTGAGGAGCTCTCTAAAGCAGATTTGATCGGGGAGTTGTATTCTAGAAGGGCGGATTTTGAGCCAACATTGCGTTCGATACAAGAAAAAATGTCGGCCACAGGATGTGCCTTCGGAACAAAGGGCTGCTCCGATGCGGACGTGGAGAAACGCGCTAGAAGAGAGTGGGAGAAGCTTATGCTCTCAAAACAACTTAGCGAAATCCAGGAGCAGATAGTAAAACTGAGGCTAGAAGGCCGATATGACATTGCGCTGAACCTTTCTGAACATGCCAAGGAGGTGGACGATAGGCTCAGAAGCTTGTGGCGGTGCTAG
- a CDS encoding TlpA family protein disulfide reductase, whose product MGRNFIAMACRPLVFVATLAFVQAICVPALANSGEDEDLTKLPKAFIAGELKEVVKMPDRPFFDLSGKEFSAKSFEGQVLIVAFWAPWSLESVALLKELQAIWDHLNQKEAKDKIVFLPVSYGDAHSVQSFCKEYGIALTVYLDTNRALFDYFDVRAIPLTLIVDRGGVVLYRIDGNVKWDSVDVIGKLLSIAS is encoded by the coding sequence ATGGGTAGAAACTTTATAGCAATGGCCTGCCGGCCTCTCGTTTTTGTGGCTACTTTGGCGTTTGTGCAGGCCATCTGTGTTCCTGCTCTCGCCAACAGTGGTGAGGATGAGGATCTGACCAAGCTTCCTAAGGCATTCATTGCGGGGGAACTTAAGGAAGTTGTTAAAATGCCCGATAGGCCGTTTTTCGATTTAAGTGGAAAGGAGTTTTCCGCGAAGAGCTTTGAAGGGCAGGTGTTGATTGTGGCGTTTTGGGCTCCGTGGAGCCTAGAATCTGTCGCATTGCTCAAGGAGCTGCAGGCAATTTGGGATCATTTGAATCAGAAAGAAGCCAAGGATAAGATAGTCTTTTTGCCGGTTTCTTACGGGGATGCGCATTCTGTGCAGTCCTTCTGTAAGGAGTATGGAATTGCACTTACCGTTTATCTTGACACAAATAGAGCGCTTTTTGACTATTTTGACGTGAGGGCTATACCACTAACCCTGATCGTTGACCGGGGCGGTGTTGTGCTTTACCGCATAGACGGCAACGTAAAATGGGATAGTGTTGACGTGATAGGAAAGCTGCTGTCTATAGCCTCATAG
- a CDS encoding DUF2610 domain-containing protein, which translates to MTGIKKFIIPCEFGGKIAPFAIYIGEPRPDSHPVQHQNTWLSKERGGSVPEKVRNSLEKLHELAKKNGICFADLCVYALSVASRNKPNSDSGAA; encoded by the coding sequence ATGACTGGAATCAAGAAGTTTATTATCCCATGCGAGTTTGGCGGTAAAATTGCCCCATTTGCCATATATATTGGGGAGCCAAGGCCAGACTCACACCCTGTACAGCACCAAAACACCTGGCTGTCAAAAGAGCGTGGTGGATCAGTACCAGAAAAAGTTAGAAACAGCCTGGAAAAGCTGCATGAACTAGCCAAAAAAAATGGTATTTGCTTTGCTGACCTGTGCGTATACGCCTTGAGCGTAGCTTCGCGTAATAAACCCAACAGCGATAGCGGCGCTGCATAG